A genomic segment from Pseudoduganella chitinolytica encodes:
- a CDS encoding carboxypeptidase regulatory-like domain-containing protein, whose product MRSYALSSQSMALRCSGSGGAAGGRRQPATGIPARAAALLRAGALLLAGLLLAWAPPLYAAGLNEHCMVSVLNRNVQARADGTWVLPNLPANFGRVRARATCVEGGVTTYGQSAEFVIPANGSITLPPIVLGPTTPIPTNLRVTVPDAVLASPGATTQLRAQATYAAGNEADVTASGTSFSISNPAIATITPAGLVTAVRSGTVVIQAINEGTQGIAQLRVALAGADSDGDGIPDDEELRLGMNPNNAADALLDLDRDGLAAVDEYRAGTDPRNADSDGDGLKDGAEVQCGGGFCTSPVLADTDGDGVRDGTEIRTGSDPTSAASVNFGAALQSIRVTPATFTLIVNALTGSASVQLTVTGTMIDGVEIDLTSTARQTTYASSNIASCNFGAPDGRVHASSAGSCDITVANNGHSAAVRGTVQDFVPGALSYLPIPGFANGVAVSGEFAFIAAGSAGLQVVALGADRRTPSILASLNLDASANDITLAGNLAFLATSGGLKVVDVTTPTAPRLLGTFAGTPNAMGVKVRGTTAYVVAGATLYIVSVANPGAMIQAGAIALGGTGWNVDVDLSRNLAAVAMGGAGLQLVDISNLSAPLLRGTASTGDARGVALRGTTAIVADYASSMTSVDIADPAAPVVLSSTPQALGGLLTNVTLAGNFALGADVAFVNGVPIVDIGNPATLQPRAILAFADRDDNGMGIATDDSYVYLVADRNSLERGGSSGDSRLYIGQYQPRIDLAGVPPTATITAPANGTQVYEGAPLTIAVDAQDDITVASVRFLVNGLTAFTSTGAPYQYTMTVPRGVSALTLGAVARDLGGNEGSAAAVTVGVVPDPLTQAVGQVVDAAGTPLAGALVTAPGGRTGTTGADGRFVIREVPTVLGNLVLQAAWTPAGGAIRNGASAPTPPVPGGVTDVGIISVIDVRFETEYGTLWTTCDDCFTQRTLPFTFPFYGTDRSTAFVGSNGYLTFDSGDSTYREDVPAFTRLPRIAAFFDDLIGGGGVLINDQLPDRFVVTYDRTRQYSEGGSNTLQIQLYRDGRIVFAYKGMTALRSGAIAGITPGPDAPFQQVDYSATPALEVPAGSAVYEYFTAASQFDLDNSFVVLTPNAAGGYSVRTILPPAAVPTATLTAAPPLQLAAPTALRARQAAAPSGAPLAGAEVRVTSSGNPRYRGMANTDAAGGFTLKGVPPGGINVEVWRDGSLLARGAALTSAADRQVPVELVAPEAKQKR is encoded by the coding sequence ATGCGATCCTATGCCTTGTCCAGCCAATCGATGGCGCTGCGCTGCAGCGGGTCCGGCGGCGCCGCCGGCGGCAGGCGGCAGCCGGCGACCGGAATACCTGCGCGGGCCGCGGCGCTGTTGCGCGCTGGCGCCCTGCTGCTGGCGGGACTGCTGCTGGCCTGGGCGCCCCCGCTTTACGCGGCCGGCCTGAACGAGCACTGCATGGTCAGTGTGCTGAACCGCAACGTCCAGGCCCGCGCCGACGGCACGTGGGTCTTGCCGAACCTGCCGGCCAATTTCGGCCGCGTGCGGGCCCGCGCCACGTGCGTCGAGGGCGGCGTCACCACCTACGGCCAATCGGCCGAGTTCGTCATCCCGGCCAACGGCTCCATCACGCTGCCACCCATCGTGCTGGGTCCCACCACCCCGATCCCCACCAACCTGCGCGTCACGGTACCGGACGCGGTACTGGCCAGCCCCGGCGCCACCACGCAACTTCGCGCACAGGCGACCTACGCGGCAGGCAACGAGGCCGATGTCACGGCCAGCGGCACGAGCTTCAGCATCAGCAATCCGGCCATCGCCACGATCACGCCGGCGGGTCTCGTGACGGCCGTACGCAGCGGCACCGTCGTCATCCAGGCCATCAACGAAGGCACGCAGGGCATCGCCCAGCTGCGGGTTGCCCTGGCCGGCGCCGACAGCGACGGCGACGGCATTCCCGACGACGAAGAGCTGCGCCTCGGCATGAATCCGAACAACGCGGCGGACGCGCTGCTCGACCTCGACCGGGATGGCCTCGCGGCCGTCGACGAGTACCGCGCCGGCACCGACCCGCGCAATGCCGACAGCGATGGCGACGGCCTGAAGGACGGCGCCGAGGTACAGTGCGGCGGCGGCTTCTGCACCAGTCCCGTGCTGGCGGACACCGACGGCGACGGCGTGCGCGACGGTACCGAGATCCGGACCGGCAGCGATCCGACCAGCGCGGCCAGCGTCAATTTCGGTGCCGCCCTGCAAAGCATCCGCGTTACGCCGGCCACCTTCACGCTGATCGTCAACGCGCTGACGGGCAGTGCCAGCGTCCAGCTGACCGTCACCGGCACGATGATCGACGGCGTCGAGATCGACCTGACCAGCACGGCGCGGCAGACCACTTACGCCAGCAGCAATATCGCGTCCTGCAACTTCGGCGCACCGGACGGGCGCGTCCATGCCAGCAGTGCCGGCAGCTGCGATATCACCGTCGCCAACAACGGCCACAGTGCCGCCGTACGCGGCACCGTCCAGGACTTCGTGCCGGGCGCCCTGTCGTACCTGCCGATCCCCGGTTTCGCCAATGGCGTGGCGGTCAGCGGCGAGTTCGCCTTCATTGCGGCCGGATCGGCCGGACTGCAGGTGGTGGCGCTGGGCGCGGACCGGCGCACGCCGAGCATTCTCGCCAGCCTGAACCTGGATGCCAGCGCCAACGACATCACGCTGGCCGGTAACCTGGCCTTCCTTGCCACCAGCGGCGGCCTGAAAGTCGTCGACGTGACGACACCCACGGCGCCGCGGCTGCTGGGCACGTTTGCCGGCACCCCCAACGCGATGGGCGTCAAGGTGCGGGGCACGACCGCCTACGTGGTGGCCGGCGCGACCTTGTACATCGTCAGCGTCGCCAACCCGGGCGCGATGATCCAGGCCGGCGCGATCGCGCTGGGCGGTACGGGGTGGAACGTGGACGTCGACCTGTCGCGCAACCTGGCCGCCGTGGCGATGGGCGGCGCCGGCTTGCAACTGGTGGACATCAGCAACCTGTCCGCCCCGCTGCTGCGCGGTACCGCCTCGACCGGCGACGCGCGTGGCGTGGCGCTGCGGGGCACGACCGCGATCGTGGCCGACTATGCCAGCAGCATGACGTCGGTCGACATCGCCGACCCGGCCGCGCCGGTCGTGCTGTCCAGCACCCCGCAAGCGCTGGGCGGCCTGCTGACCAACGTCACCCTCGCCGGCAATTTCGCGCTGGGCGCCGACGTGGCCTTCGTCAACGGCGTGCCGATCGTCGACATCGGCAATCCGGCCACGCTGCAGCCGCGCGCGATCCTCGCGTTCGCCGACCGCGACGACAACGGCATGGGTATCGCCACCGACGACAGCTATGTCTACCTGGTGGCCGACCGCAACAGCCTGGAACGGGGCGGCAGCAGCGGCGACAGCCGCCTCTATATCGGCCAGTACCAGCCCCGCATCGACCTGGCCGGGGTCCCGCCCACGGCCACGATCACGGCCCCCGCCAACGGCACCCAGGTCTACGAAGGCGCGCCGCTGACGATCGCCGTCGATGCGCAGGACGACATCACGGTGGCATCCGTGCGCTTCCTCGTCAACGGGCTGACGGCCTTCACGAGCACCGGCGCGCCGTACCAGTACACGATGACGGTGCCGCGCGGCGTCTCGGCGCTGACCTTGGGCGCGGTGGCGCGCGACCTGGGCGGCAACGAAGGCAGCGCGGCGGCGGTCACGGTCGGTGTCGTGCCGGATCCGCTGACGCAGGCGGTCGGCCAGGTCGTCGATGCCGCCGGCACGCCGCTGGCCGGCGCGCTGGTGACCGCCCCGGGAGGACGCACCGGCACCACCGGCGCCGACGGCCGCTTCGTGATTCGCGAAGTGCCGACCGTGCTGGGCAACCTGGTGCTGCAGGCCGCGTGGACGCCGGCCGGCGGCGCCATCCGCAACGGCGCCTCGGCGCCGACGCCTCCCGTGCCGGGCGGCGTCACCGATGTCGGCATCATCAGCGTCATCGACGTACGATTCGAAACGGAGTACGGCACCTTGTGGACCACGTGCGACGACTGCTTCACCCAGCGCACGTTGCCGTTCACGTTCCCGTTCTACGGCACCGACCGGAGCACGGCCTTCGTCGGCAGCAACGGCTACCTGACGTTCGACAGCGGCGACTCGACCTACCGGGAGGACGTGCCGGCGTTCACGCGCCTGCCCCGCATCGCCGCGTTCTTCGACGACCTGATCGGCGGTGGCGGTGTGCTGATCAACGACCAGTTGCCCGACCGCTTCGTCGTGACGTACGACCGGACCCGCCAGTACAGCGAGGGCGGCAGCAACACGCTGCAGATCCAGCTGTACCGCGATGGCCGCATCGTGTTTGCCTACAAGGGCATGACCGCCCTGCGCAGCGGCGCCATCGCCGGCATCACCCCCGGCCCGGACGCCCCTTTCCAGCAGGTCGACTACAGCGCGACACCGGCACTGGAGGTCCCGGCCGGCAGCGCCGTGTACGAATACTTCACCGCCGCCAGCCAGTTCGACCTCGACAACAGCTTCGTCGTCCTCACGCCGAACGCGGCGGGTGGCTACAGCGTGCGCACGATCCTGCCGCCGGCCGCCGTGCCGACGGCGACACTGACCGCCGCGCCGCCGCTGCAACTGGCGGCGCCAACGGCGCTGCGCGCGCGCCAGGCGGCCGCACCGTCGGGCGCGCCGCTGGCCGGGGCCGAGGTCCGGGTCACGTCGTCCGGCAACCCGCGCTACCGCGGCATGGCCAACACGGACGCCGCGGGTGGCTTCACGCTGAAAGGCGTGCCCCCCGGCGGCATCAACGTGGAAGTCTGGCGCGACGGCAGCCTGCTGGCCCGTGGTGCCGCGTTGACGAGCGCGGCCGACCGGCAGGTGCCGGTCGAACTGGTCGCGCCCGAAGCGAAGCAGAAGCGATGA
- a CDS encoding winged helix-turn-helix domain-containing protein — protein sequence MDIRLSAAAPIAFGRHAFDPWRGELRTAGARPIALGACAVRVLQTLIAAAGQVLTPAQLTERAWPGRAIHPSNVRVQIAALRRALAGDRDLIGTVSGAGYVFTGRLARAGTPALLGRAALLAAVATRLEAGPIVTLTGPAGIGKSALAQAVARRTAIARRACVAVDRLGEASERALLAAVATALGVPGATSLPALAAALPHAPLLLVLDNCDHAMDAASRLAEGLARQRPALRILATSRQTLRADAEAVVRVPPLAPDDATHLLLAQAYGGSGALAPTAWQAATQACRWLDGVPLALVLAAAQVRAQRRSGPCAMLACQRRLAAAPPVDLALAVVPADGTLAARHRSLRAASAWSEPLLPAHARQALGLLAPLSGWFALDDAVALLRAHGGDRADPVDSLAVLAAHSSLLADTTVAPARYRMALAARA from the coding sequence ATGGATATCCGACTTTCCGCCGCCGCCCCGATCGCGTTCGGCCGGCATGCGTTCGACCCCTGGCGCGGTGAGCTGCGTACCGCCGGCGCACGGCCCATCGCGCTGGGCGCCTGCGCCGTGCGCGTGCTGCAGACCCTCATCGCGGCTGCCGGCCAGGTGCTGACCCCGGCCCAGCTGACCGAACGCGCATGGCCGGGACGCGCCATCCACCCCAGCAACGTGCGCGTCCAGATTGCCGCCTTGCGGCGCGCACTGGCGGGCGACCGCGACCTGATCGGCACGGTCAGCGGTGCCGGCTACGTGTTCACGGGCCGGCTGGCCCGGGCCGGTACGCCGGCGCTGCTTGGCCGCGCCGCGTTACTGGCCGCCGTCGCCACGCGGCTTGAAGCCGGGCCGATCGTTACACTGACGGGGCCGGCCGGCATCGGCAAGTCCGCGCTGGCGCAGGCCGTGGCAAGGCGCACGGCCATCGCGCGCCGTGCCTGCGTTGCCGTGGACCGGCTGGGAGAGGCAAGCGAACGGGCACTGCTTGCCGCGGTGGCCACGGCACTGGGCGTGCCCGGTGCGACGTCGCTCCCGGCGCTGGCCGCGGCGCTGCCCCATGCGCCGTTGCTGCTGGTACTGGACAACTGCGACCACGCCATGGATGCGGCCAGCCGCCTGGCCGAAGGGCTGGCACGGCAGCGGCCCGCCTTGCGCATTCTTGCGACCAGTCGCCAAACGCTGCGCGCGGACGCCGAGGCGGTCGTGCGCGTGCCGCCACTGGCGCCGGACGACGCCACGCACCTGCTGCTGGCGCAGGCCTATGGCGGCAGCGGCGCGCTCGCCCCGACCGCCTGGCAGGCAGCCACGCAGGCGTGCCGCTGGCTGGACGGTGTACCGCTGGCGCTCGTCCTGGCCGCCGCGCAGGTACGCGCGCAGCGGCGCAGCGGCCCCTGCGCCATGCTGGCCTGCCAGCGCCGGCTGGCCGCCGCGCCGCCGGTTGACCTGGCGCTCGCTGTCGTGCCGGCGGACGGTACCCTTGCCGCGCGCCACCGCAGCCTGCGCGCCGCCAGTGCCTGGAGCGAGCCCTTGTTGCCGGCGCACGCGCGCCAGGCACTGGGTCTGCTGGCGCCGTTGTCCGGCTGGTTTGCGCTGGACGATGCCGTGGCGCTGCTGCGCGCCCACGGCGGGGATCGCGCCGATCCGGTCGACAGCCTGGCCGTGCTGGCAGCCCACTCGTCGCTGCTGGCCGACACGACCGTGGCGCCGGCGCGCTATCGCATGGCGCTGGCGGCGCGGGCCTGA
- a CDS encoding di-heme oxidoredictase family protein: MRRTLAIGLASTVLAASAAATGLLIDASQRRNSVGMELGLPVHLQDDEEYTASPEQLLEHGRRVFSANWTNTEGGGRPLTKGNGRALADTSMPLTGARSFNRISGPDANSCMGCHNQPHGMTGGSGDFVANVFVQGQRFDFATFERADLVPTRGAVDEQGKPVTLASIGNSRHTPGMFGAGYIEMLAREMTVELQRSRDNMRRGETRTLVAKGVNFGKLTRRADGLWDVSAVTGLPRLSLITATPLDPPSLVIRPWHQAGNSVSLRDFTNTSFNHHHGIQSTERFGANTDPDGDRFSNELTRADVTAASIFQATLPVPGQVIPNDPVIARAIVRGQRNFSDMGCAACHVPALPLSRDGWTFTEPGPFNPAGNLRSGDARTVRVDLNDRALPAPRLAPEHPDDLVMMVPAYTDMKLHDITDPDEPMPLESLDMNWPVWAPKFPAGNRRFLTRRLWGIANSGPYFHHGMYSTMREAVLGHSGEALASRRAFQAASADDQAALIEFLKSLQVLPPGTVNLVVDEHYRPRERPLDEPAPVGRSVRVHTAPAANKAAAQARAASAMR, encoded by the coding sequence ATGCGCCGCACTCTTGCAATCGGCCTGGCGTCGACGGTGCTGGCCGCCAGCGCCGCGGCCACCGGCCTGCTGATCGACGCCTCCCAGCGCCGCAACAGCGTGGGGATGGAACTGGGCCTGCCGGTCCATCTGCAGGACGACGAGGAATACACGGCGTCGCCGGAACAGCTGCTGGAACACGGCCGCCGCGTCTTCTCGGCCAATTGGACGAATACGGAAGGCGGCGGGCGACCGCTGACCAAGGGCAACGGCCGCGCGCTGGCCGACACGTCCATGCCGCTCACCGGCGCTCGCTCGTTCAACCGCATTTCCGGCCCCGATGCCAATTCCTGCATGGGATGCCATAACCAGCCGCATGGCATGACGGGCGGCAGCGGCGACTTCGTCGCCAACGTGTTCGTGCAGGGGCAACGCTTCGACTTCGCCACCTTCGAGCGTGCCGACCTGGTGCCGACCCGGGGTGCCGTCGACGAGCAGGGCAAGCCCGTTACCCTGGCCAGCATCGGCAACTCCCGCCATACCCCGGGCATGTTCGGCGCCGGCTACATCGAGATGCTGGCCCGCGAGATGACGGTCGAGCTGCAGCGCAGTCGCGACAACATGCGGCGCGGCGAGACCCGGACGCTGGTCGCGAAGGGCGTCAACTTCGGCAAGCTGACGCGGCGCGCCGACGGCTTGTGGGATGTCAGCGCCGTCACCGGATTGCCACGCCTGAGCCTGATCACCGCCACGCCGCTCGATCCGCCGTCGCTGGTGATCCGGCCCTGGCACCAGGCCGGCAATTCGGTCTCGCTGCGCGACTTCACCAATACGTCGTTCAACCACCATCACGGCATCCAGTCGACGGAGCGCTTCGGCGCCAATACCGACCCGGACGGCGACCGCTTCAGCAACGAGCTGACGCGCGCCGACGTGACGGCGGCGTCGATCTTCCAGGCCACCTTGCCGGTGCCTGGCCAGGTGATCCCGAACGACCCCGTCATCGCGCGCGCGATCGTGCGGGGACAGCGCAATTTCAGCGACATGGGCTGCGCCGCCTGCCACGTGCCCGCCCTGCCCCTGAGCCGGGACGGCTGGACGTTCACCGAGCCGGGCCCGTTCAACCCGGCCGGCAACCTGCGCAGTGGCGATGCGCGCACGGTCCGTGTCGACCTGAACGATCGCGCCCTGCCCGCGCCGCGGCTGGCGCCCGAACATCCGGACGACCTGGTGATGATGGTGCCGGCCTACACCGACATGAAGCTGCACGACATCACCGATCCGGACGAGCCGATGCCGCTCGAATCGCTCGACATGAACTGGCCCGTGTGGGCGCCCAAGTTCCCGGCCGGGAACCGGCGCTTCCTGACCCGCCGCCTGTGGGGGATCGCCAATTCAGGCCCCTATTTCCACCACGGCATGTACAGCACGATGCGCGAAGCGGTACTTGGCCATTCCGGCGAGGCACTGGCATCGCGCCGGGCGTTCCAGGCCGCATCCGCCGACGACCAGGCGGCGTTGATCGAATTCCTGAAGTCGCTGCAGGTGCTGCCGCCGGGTACGGTCAACCTGGTCGTGGACGAGCACTACCGGCCGCGCGAACGCCCGCTCGACGAGCCCGCGCCGGTCGGCCGCTCGGTGAGGGTGCACACTGCCCCGGCGGCCAACAAGGCGGCCGCTCAGGCCCGCGCCGCCAGCGCCATGCGATAG
- a CDS encoding response regulator, whose protein sequence is MDELVNMERGALPATPRVRVMVVDDHPLMREGIAAVLGLGGRHELVAEAADGREAVEQYVRHQPDVTLMDLQMPVMGGLDAIVAIRALAPQARIVVLTTYKGDVQVLRALKSGAMGYLLKSVLRTELGDAIDKVYAGQRHTPPEIAVELAAHIDADTLSARESEVLRFVAHGNSNKRVALALGIAEETVKAHMSTVLAKLGARDRTHAVTIAIRRGILEP, encoded by the coding sequence ATGGATGAACTGGTCAATATGGAACGCGGCGCGCTGCCCGCCACGCCGCGCGTGCGCGTGATGGTTGTCGACGACCACCCGCTGATGCGCGAAGGGATCGCCGCCGTGCTGGGCCTGGGCGGGCGCCACGAGCTGGTGGCCGAGGCGGCGGATGGCCGCGAAGCCGTCGAACAGTATGTGCGGCACCAGCCCGACGTGACGCTGATGGACCTGCAGATGCCCGTGATGGGCGGCCTGGACGCCATCGTCGCCATCCGCGCGCTGGCGCCGCAAGCGCGCATCGTCGTGCTGACGACCTACAAGGGCGACGTGCAGGTGCTGCGCGCGCTGAAGTCGGGCGCGATGGGCTACCTGCTGAAAAGCGTGCTGCGCACGGAACTGGGTGACGCCATCGACAAGGTCTACGCCGGCCAGCGCCACACTCCGCCGGAAATCGCCGTGGAGCTGGCGGCGCACATCGACGCGGACACGCTGTCGGCACGCGAATCGGAAGTACTGCGCTTCGTCGCCCACGGCAATTCCAACAAGCGCGTGGCACTGGCGCTGGGCATCGCCGAGGAGACGGTCAAGGCGCACATGAGCACCGTGCTGGCCAAGCTGGGGGCGCGCGATCGCACGCACGCGGTGACGATCGCCATCCGGCGGGGCATCCTGGAGCCTTGA